A part of Myxococcales bacterium genomic DNA contains:
- a CDS encoding endonuclease/exonuclease/phosphatase family protein — translation MENCNEKNVNACSWAVFTIDKRKYDLLTENLQHKHKFYLSKKRPLFLLNTFLTNSGLAVFSKFPIVSSKYTFYEAIANCLPTQCAGDMLASKGVIMTRLNIDGAIIDVYNTHMHAGDKIVEHEARLKQIKQLINFINDNSSPDSSVILMGDFNMSPKREGKTRKQLKPSGHYSDQEDMIRRTSAFDQLIKGLGFTDAIDSITENKNVTAICKENYEKITSKKAKGGTCRQQPDEIDRILYRPGKYKLKLLGLRKDADRFLNDKGKRLSDGNPNVAIFQLSLP, via the coding sequence ATGGAGAATTGTAATGAAAAAAACGTTAATGCCTGCAGTTGGGCTGTTTTTACTATTGATAAGCGGAAATACGATTTATTGACAGAAAACTTGCAACACAAACATAAATTTTATCTATCCAAAAAAAGACCTCTTTTTCTCCTTAACACCTTCCTTACCAATTCTGGCCTCGCTGTTTTTTCTAAATTTCCTATTGTAAGCAGCAAGTATACGTTTTACGAGGCAATTGCTAACTGTCTTCCTACACAATGCGCTGGTGATATGTTGGCGTCAAAGGGTGTCATAATGACGCGCTTAAATATCGATGGCGCTATTATAGACGTATATAATACGCATATGCATGCAGGTGATAAAATTGTCGAACATGAGGCTCGGCTTAAGCAAATTAAGCAATTAATCAATTTTATTAATGATAATTCTAGTCCCGACAGCTCCGTTATCCTTATGGGTGACTTTAATATGAGTCCAAAACGGGAAGGTAAAACAAGAAAGCAACTAAAACCTAGTGGTCATTATTCCGATCAGGAAGACATGATACGAAGAACCAGCGCCTTTGACCAGCTGATAAAGGGTCTAGGATTCACTGATGCAATCGATAGTATAACCGAAAATAAAAATGTCACTGCCATCTGCAAGGAGAACTATGAGAAAATAACCAGTAAAAAAGCAAAAGGAGGTACGTGCCGCCAACAACCTGATGAGATCGACCGTATTCTGTATAGACCCGGCAAGTACAAACTAAAGCTTTTAGGACTTAGAAAGGATGCAGATCGCTTTCTAAACGATAAAGGGAAGAGACTGAGCGACGGCAATCCCAATGTTGCAATTTTCCAGCTAAGTCTGCCCTAA
- a CDS encoding class I SAM-dependent methyltransferase: MKILFLLILIFCSRVTSQDFLKYPVEDIDFKLTNEADRQSMIEQNKVKTFYILSALPRKIDHTSQSEVSTWLRTTTYERISDYLGSYNYVSRDIANQDKNWGYTFFKLSAFDVDILKKIAQLFDESRIRPKVLDLGCGYAFLAPLILAAGGHYKGVEHLKNIALEANREIWKHRTLWTMDGEVSKDLYKINPNSILSDNLRLEENFFDIIICKNVMHFYTPHENEIIISKIHGWLKSQGIAYILTDSPQEKKQLLDFYENNKESNCTYPGFGIRNEPTYFCAYCFNNIITRASSPNRCPPIITEETLMVNITGSPDLVPALFTPGFLQEDGTLTHNDMITKSKPIDIVRSDTGEAGKCVVITDWHHTIYNLFTAEQLGQLFEKHNFITLELLNIDFMGLKMPDGPQRLIDSKAGVVVKKP, from the coding sequence ATGAAAATATTATTTTTACTCATTCTTATTTTTTGTTCTAGGGTAACGAGCCAAGACTTCTTAAAATATCCCGTAGAAGATATAGATTTTAAGCTCACTAACGAGGCAGACCGCCAAAGTATGATCGAGCAAAACAAAGTGAAGACTTTTTATATCCTGTCTGCTTTACCAAGAAAAATAGATCACACGAGTCAAAGCGAAGTTAGCACATGGCTTAGAACTACCACCTATGAACGAATTAGCGACTATTTAGGATCCTATAACTACGTTTCAAGAGATATAGCCAATCAAGACAAGAACTGGGGATACACCTTTTTTAAACTATCTGCTTTTGACGTAGATATTTTAAAAAAAATCGCCCAGCTATTCGATGAGAGCAGAATCCGGCCTAAAGTTTTGGATTTAGGCTGTGGTTATGCCTTCTTGGCTCCTTTAATTTTAGCTGCTGGTGGGCATTACAAAGGCGTAGAGCACCTGAAAAATATTGCACTAGAGGCAAATAGAGAAATATGGAAACATCGTACACTTTGGACTATGGATGGCGAAGTTTCTAAAGATTTATACAAAATAAACCCCAACTCAATTCTCAGCGATAATTTACGACTAGAGGAAAATTTTTTTGACATTATTATTTGTAAAAACGTCATGCACTTTTATACACCGCATGAAAATGAAATAATTATCTCAAAAATTCACGGTTGGCTAAAAAGCCAAGGGATCGCATATATTTTAACTGACTCACCTCAAGAAAAAAAACAATTGCTAGACTTCTATGAAAATAATAAAGAATCTAACTGCACTTACCCAGGTTTTGGCATTAGAAATGAACCTACGTATTTTTGTGCTTACTGTTTTAACAATATCATCACCAGAGCATCATCCCCAAACCGATGCCCTCCAATTATCACTGAAGAAACACTCATGGTTAATATTACTGGGTCGCCAGATCTGGTACCGGCTCTTTTTACACCTGGTTTTTTACAAGAGGACGGCACGCTCACTCACAATGATATGATAACCAAATCAAAACCAATTGACATCGTCCGATCTGATACCGGAGAAGCAGGTAAGTGTGTAGTTATAACTGATTGGCATCACACCATATATAATTTGTTTACAGCAGAACAACTCGGACAATTATTTGAAAAGCATAATTTTATTACTTTGGAGCTTCTTAATATTGATTTTATGGGCCTAAAAATGCCTGACGGACCACAAAGACTTATTGATTCCAAAGCAGGTGTAGTGGTTAAAAAGCCCTGA
- a CDS encoding IS5 family transposase: MKTFLKGNIMSCLYETCLSDCAWEVIEPLFPANAKRGRRRVYSFRSIVDAIFYVLKNGCVWRCLPNDFPPHGIVYHYFRTWSVSGLWAVLNCILVAIVRTCAGRDASPSLVSIDSQSQTAEPGVDERGLDGGKKINGRKRHIVVDTMGLMLLCICTAANVSDRVAGEELVTELNKREKFPRLAKILGDNAYKNLSSGLRVGVSTETAERLKGQKGFVPQIFRWAVERTFAWLNRNRRLVRNYEKNTKHQESMNYIANARLCIRRLENWLTT, translated from the coding sequence GTGAAAACCTTTTTGAAAGGAAATATCATGTCGTGCTTGTATGAGACCTGTTTGTCAGATTGTGCCTGGGAAGTGATTGAGCCACTTTTTCCTGCTAACGCCAAACGAGGCAGACGTCGTGTCTATAGCTTTCGGAGCATAGTTGATGCCATATTCTATGTTTTAAAGAACGGCTGTGTGTGGCGTTGTTTACCCAATGACTTTCCTCCTCACGGTATTGTCTATCACTATTTTCGCACCTGGTCTGTTTCTGGTTTGTGGGCGGTCTTAAACTGCATTCTCGTGGCAATAGTCAGAACCTGTGCTGGCAGAGATGCAAGCCCCTCACTTGTTTCCATCGACTCCCAATCACAGACAGCGGAACCAGGAGTAGATGAGCGTGGTTTGGATGGGGGAAAGAAGATTAATGGAAGAAAGCGCCACATCGTTGTTGATACGATGGGATTGATGCTCCTATGCATTTGTACCGCAGCAAATGTATCTGATAGGGTTGCCGGCGAGGAATTGGTTACTGAGCTCAATAAGCGCGAGAAGTTTCCCAGATTAGCGAAGATTCTTGGAGATAACGCATATAAGAATTTGTCTTCAGGCTTGAGAGTAGGCGTAAGCACAGAAACTGCGGAACGTTTAAAAGGGCAAAAGGGGTTTGTACCACAAATATTTCGTTGGGCCGTAGAACGAACTTTTGCTTGGCTGAATCGAAATAGGCGTCTGGTGCGTAACTATGAGAAGAATACAAAGCATCAGGAATCAATGAACTACATCGCTAATGCAAGATTATGTATCAGACGATTGGAAAATTGGCTTACCACCTGA
- a CDS encoding S41 family peptidase, whose translation MNSGSKGVWLCLVFLCAPIMSMENEIAALFNSYYYLTTAEAQDNNVRQIKIEEFLKANPQFRDVRDVFFMSCQLLLEEGQFKASELLKNTPIIFSALFLSNVKEWSYLLEHINPNDFRTYRLGIIEQIYSVLKTYAFCKGNPFSEERLLPLLERNVEWLLGAYTAHDLSMRINVFLRLNGYEMSHLYVKYDARSYTQPGDEKSNPSSYDISIAHLLPDKKTFFIAFNKFTNHSENELTQALLHCFKEQHNIIIDMRNNVGGLGTALNSILSLFFDPQKFAVTADRETVALACDNNLSVDYNNHYVFFAEMGRVKEEDVFSVFFDNSLKSYLGRIALLVGCRTSSAAEILAYVLQKSNKATIIGQTTAGAVLAARTFSLNCGLKITCPIGDVIFYDGTTLEKNGVQPDIEVNENMSWQHALHGWIQSASL comes from the coding sequence ATGAATTCGGGCTCTAAAGGTGTTTGGCTCTGTTTAGTTTTTCTGTGCGCTCCCATAATGTCGATGGAAAACGAAATAGCAGCATTATTTAATTCCTACTATTATTTGACGACTGCAGAAGCCCAAGATAACAATGTCCGGCAAATTAAAATAGAGGAGTTTTTAAAAGCTAATCCTCAATTTCGTGACGTGCGCGATGTTTTTTTTATGTCTTGCCAATTGCTATTGGAGGAAGGGCAGTTCAAGGCAAGTGAGCTATTGAAAAATACACCCATTATTTTTTCTGCTCTGTTTTTATCGAATGTTAAAGAATGGAGCTATCTACTTGAACACATTAATCCCAATGATTTTAGGACGTATAGATTAGGTATTATCGAGCAAATCTATAGTGTTTTAAAGACTTATGCATTTTGTAAGGGGAACCCCTTTAGTGAAGAGCGGCTTTTACCCTTGCTTGAGAGAAATGTTGAATGGCTGCTGGGCGCGTATACTGCTCATGATTTATCTATGCGTATCAATGTTTTCCTTAGATTGAACGGCTATGAAATGTCGCATCTTTACGTGAAATATGACGCCCGCAGTTACACACAACCCGGGGATGAAAAAAGTAATCCATCTAGTTATGATATTTCTATTGCTCATCTTTTACCTGATAAAAAAACATTTTTTATTGCTTTTAATAAATTTACTAATCATTCTGAAAATGAATTAACACAAGCACTACTTCATTGCTTCAAAGAACAACACAATATTATTATAGACATGCGCAACAATGTTGGTGGCTTGGGAACAGCTCTTAACAGTATTCTTAGTTTATTTTTTGACCCACAAAAATTTGCTGTAACAGCAGACAGAGAGACTGTGGCATTGGCATGCGACAATAACTTATCAGTTGATTACAACAATCACTATGTTTTTTTTGCAGAAATGGGGCGGGTTAAAGAAGAAGATGTCTTCTCAGTATTTTTTGATAATTCTCTCAAAAGTTATCTCGGTCGAATTGCTTTGTTGGTTGGTTGCAGAACCTCAAGCGCTGCTGAGATTTTGGCTTATGTTCTTCAAAAAAGTAATAAAGCAACAATCATTGGCCAAACAACAGCAGGAGCTGTATTGGCTGCCCGAACGTTCTCATTGAATTGCGGTTTAAAAATTACCTGTCCCATAGGAGATGTTATTTTTTATGACGGAACTACCTTAGAAAAAAACGGGGTTCAGCCAGATATTGAGGTGAATGAAAATATGTCTTGGCAGCATGCTCTTCATGGATGGATACAATCTGCTTCCCTCTAG